In the genome of Populus nigra chromosome 9, ddPopNigr1.1, whole genome shotgun sequence, one region contains:
- the LOC133703067 gene encoding ankyrin repeat-containing protein ITN1-like isoform X1 — protein sequence MFQPLMGSCNADVLDTKQKINGRLYKALVTCNKKDVVDLCQRISDHALHVITVNDDTVLHMATYAKEAALVERLLDELPDHHVDKLTRQNRVGNTILHETATSNHAIAVADKLLKRAPGLLGMRNHNGETALFRAARYGKTDMFNFLAAKVYGYDEAGLQFYVQRSDKTTILHIAILSEHFDLAYQIALDYRHLISEKDGDGMTSLQLLSCNQSAFKQEPEDGFIKLAKSCCSTAWQEKVQNQKDKYKSAVELAKLLSRNDTSWEVTYSSIDQSKPKIHRYGEIGGQEGMSLSARIPERMDDVGETPLILATKSGIVEIVEEILRLYPQAVEHVDDEGRNVLHVAIKYRELKIFELVTKMEVPMKRLVRKIDNEGNSILHTVGIKRKDFVSEKMEGPAFLLQEELLWFERVEKVTPPHFISHHNSQNLSAECLFITANSELRSSAKEWMKSTAEGSSVVAVLIATVAFAAAYTVPGGPNQSTGVPVLVNKPFFVVFTVSDVLSLTFALTSVVTFLSILSSPFRFKDFKHTLPNKLMAGFTFLFLSVAMMMVAFGSTIFLTIYNKENWAKVTLYTVSFIPVCIFALSYFPLYSSLSKTYKYLLENFPLTKLVLSKPCMMMSKCLKCCQVQTSESRIP from the exons ATGTTTCAGCCACTGATGGGTTCCTGCAATGCTGATGTTCTTGATACCAAACAGAAAATCAATGGACGTCTGTATAAGGCTCTAGTGACATGTAACAAGAAGGATGTTGTAGATCTCTGCCAAAGAATTTCAGACCATGCATTGCACGTAATAACAGTGAATGATGATACTGTTCTCCACATGGCTACGTATGCTAAAGAAGCAGCCTTGGTGGAAAGATTACTAGATGAGTTGCCTGATCATCATGTCGACAAGTTGACCCGACAAAATCGAGTGGGAAACACAATTCTCCATGAGACTGCCACAAGCAACCATGCGATTGCTGTTGCAGATAAACTGCTAAAGAGAGCCCCCGGACTGTTAGGTATGCGCAATCACAATGGGGAAACGGCTCTGTTTCGTGCAGCTCGGTACGGAAAAACTGATATGTTCAACTTTCTAGCTGCTAAAGTCTATGGATATGACGAAGCAGGTCTGCAATTTTATGTTCAGAGAAGTGATAAAACCACTATCCTCCACATTGCAATTCTTTCTGAGCACTTCG atttggcATACCAAATTGCATTGGACTACAGACATTTAATCAGTGAAAAAGACGGTGATGGGATGACGAGTCTTCAACTTCTTTCATGCAACCAGTCAGCTTTTAAACAAGAGCCTGAAGATGGATTCATTAAGTTAG CTAAATCCTGTTGCAGCACAGCTTGGCAGGAGAAGGTTCAAAATCAAAAGGATAAATATAAATCAGCTGTAGAGCTTGCCAAGCTTTTATCTAGAAATGATACCTCATGGGAAGTTACTTATTCTAGCATTGACCAGAGCAAGCCTAAAATACACAGATATGGAGAGATAGGTGGGCAAGAAGGGATGTCTTTGTCTGCTAGAATTCCTGAGAGAATGGATGATGTTGGTGAAACTCCTTTGATTTTGGCTACCAAGTCAGGCATTGTGGAGATAGTGGAAGAAATACTCAGGCTTTACCCTCAAGCAGTTGAACATGTTGACGACGAAGGTCGCAATGTGTTGCATGTGGCAATCAAATACAGAGAGTTAAAGATTTTCGAGCTTGTGACGAAAATGGAAGTGCCCATGAAGAGACTGGTAAGAAAGATTGATAACGAGGGGAATTCTATTCTGCACACTGTTGGTATAAAGAGAAAGGATTTTGTATCTGAGAAGATGGAAGGCCCTGCATTCCTATTACAAGAAGAGTTGCTATGGTTTGAG CGAGTCGAAAAGGTCACTCCACCTCATTTCATAAGCCACCATAACAGTCAGAACCTCTCTGCAGAGTGTTTGTTTATTACTGCAAACTCTGAACTTCGCAGCTCAGCGAAAGAATGGATGAAGAGCACTGCAGAAGGATCTTCGGTCGTGGCTGTTCTGATTGCTACAGTCGCCTTTGCAGCAGCCTACACAGTTCCAGGAGGTCCAAATCAGAGCACCGGTGTTCCTGTCCTCGTTAATAAACCGTTCTTTGTGGTTTTCACTGTCTCGGACGTACTATCTCTTACCTTTGCTTTGACATCAGTTGTGACATTTCTCTCCATCCTCTCATCGCCATTTCGATTTAAAGATTTCAAGCATACCCTTCCCAATAAGTTGATGGCAGGCTTCACATTTCTGTTCCTTTCCGTGGCTATGATGATGGTAGCATTTGGATCAACAATCTTTCTGACGATATACAATAAAGAAAATTGGGCAAAAGTTACTCTATACACAGTCTCTTTTATCCCAGTTTGCATCTTCGCGCTATCTTATTTTCCTCTCTATTCCTCACTATCAAAAACTTACAAATATTTGCTCGAAAACTTTCCTCTAACTAAACTTGTTCTATCCAAACCTTGTATGATGATGTCCAAATGTTTAAAATGTTGTCAAGTCCAAACCTCAGAGTCCCGCATTCCATGA
- the LOC133703199 gene encoding uncharacterized protein LOC133703199, translating to MATTNSLQSISMPLPIFNGSNYDLWGGKMKTLFRSQNLWDIVKNGYEELENISTLEEAQRKELEVKKQKDASALYLIQQSLADTIFPRITEASTAKQAWDILQNEFLGDSKRAFEIKQGDVEATYGAAMEGNWKKMVNYYDQEHFEYFSSPVTNTLDTVLHLAIHSNEEKPLKDLLEIMKKRELPLITETEFLKKTNEFGNTALHEATIYGNYEAVRLLVERCPDLLKEKNNYGETPLFLAAGFAKTEILEFLIRQKPEQCVDDDGRLLLIHRQRTELDDLPILSAAIIGQKFETALLLLELDKSLASLKDKNQISTLQLLAEMPAAFESEFPMGIFERLISCCLPVKRHHEVKSQVQTCLAKKRDLESGRGRNSGDLRSVSDRNQRGGLLNYLKIPEGCWLERIWNRKREHVFALQFAESLIKEDSSFKGVTRTEEDQNKKEVEQEMCAQPSQNTSEAKTPVLSSLTTKKEIPLFTATRRGIEKMVQLIIRLHPHAIDQRDEMNWSILDVAVMYRQQKIFDIVKGKKIPLARMRRVVDKSGNTLLHHVADMKKNSGVTKPGPALQLQEELKWFERVKEEIPPHYVLLLNKDGMTARECFENSHEMQLKQAQKWIKETAQSCSTVAALVATVVFAAAYTVPGGSDEKGKPNFINSPYFLIFTVSDVVSLASSLTSLVVFLSLLTSPFELQEFHISLPRKLVVGFSFLFFSVLTTMLSFGATILILIQTERKLTTLLLSIASFLPVLIFGILQFRLYVSFMGSTFNILKKNWIAHLSFLGPCLQWREKLGPKKKEKSST from the exons ATGGCCACCACAAATTCATTACAATCTATCTCTATGCCACTTCCCATTTTTAATGGTAGCAACTATGATTTGTGGGGGGGAAAAATGAAAACACTCTTCAGGTCTCAAAATCTTTGGGACATTGTTAAGAATGGATATGAGGAGCTAGAAAATATCTCTACTCTAGAAGAAGCACAACGGAAGGAGTTAGAGGTGAAAAAGCAGAAGGATGCTAGTGCCCTTTATTTGATTCAACAATCACTGGCTGATACAATTTTTCCTAGGATTACTGAAGCTTCAACAGCAAAGCAAGCATGGGATATATTGCAGAACGAGTTTCTCGGCGATTCTAAG AGAGCATTTGAGATAAAACAGGGAGATGTGGAAGCAACTTATGGAGCAGCCATGGAaggaaactggaaaaaaatggTTAACTACTATGATCAGGAACATTTCGAATATTTTTCCTCTCCAGTTACGAACACTTTGGATACTGTACTTCATCTAGCTATACACAGCAACGAAGAGAAACCACTTAAAGATTTACttgaaatcatgaagaaaagaGAATTACCTTTAATAACTGAGACAGAATTTCTCAAGAAAACAAACGAATTTGGAAATACGGCTCTTCACGAGGCAACCATCTATGGCAATTATGAGGCTGTAAGACTCTTGGTAGAACGTTGTCCAGACCtccttaaggaaaaaaataactacgGTGAAACCCCATTGTTTCTAGCTGCCGGATTTGCTAAGACAGAAATATTAGAGTTTTTAATCAGACAAAAACCAGAACAATGCGTGGATGATGATGGCCGCCTATTACTAATTCACCGCCAGAGAACGGAATTAGATGACCTGCCCATCCTTAGCGCTGCTATCATAGGgcaaaaatttg AAACAGCTTTACTGTTGCTAGAACTGGATAAATCGCTCGCCAGCTTGAAGGACAAAAATCAAATATCTACTCTTCAACTTCTAGCCGAAATGCCAGCTGCTTTTGAGAGTGAATTTCCCATGGGCATATTTGAAAGACTCATCTCCTGTT GCCTTCCTGTTAAACGTCACCACGAGGTAAAATCACAGGTACAAACGTGCCTGGCAAAGAAGAGAGATCTTGAGAGCGGTCGGGGGAGAAACTCAGGAGATCTGAGGAGTGTCTCGGATAGGAATCAAAGAGGCGGCCTACTCAACTATTTAAAGATCCCTGAAG GATGTTGGCTAGAAAGAATCTGGAACCGGAAAAGAGAGCATGTATTTGCTTTGCAATTCGCCGAAAGCCTAATAAAGGAAGATAGTTCTTTTAAAGGAGTCACCAGAACAGAGgaagaccaaaataaaaaagaagtagaGCAAGAAATGTGTGCGCAACCTTCTCAAAACACTAGCGAAGCAAAAACTCCTGTATTGTCATCATTAACTACTAAAAAGGAGATCCCATTGTTTACTGCAACTAGAAGGGGAATAGAAAAGATGGTGCAGCTGATAATAAGGCTACATCCTCATGCAATTGACCAGCGCGATGAAATGAATTGGAGCATTTTGGATGTGGCCGTCATGTATCGCCAGCAAAAGATCTTCGATATTGTGAAGGGAAAGAAAATACCATTGGCTAGAATGCGTCGAGTTGTTGATAAAAGCGGAAACACATTGTTGCACCATGTTGCAGATATGAAGAAAAACAGTGGAGTAACCAAGCCTGGGCCTGCACTCCAACTTCAGGAGGAGTTGAAATGGTTTGAG CGAGTGAAAGAGGAAATTCCTCCTCATTATGTCCTGCTTCTGAACAAAGATGGAATGACTGCAAGAGAGTGCTTCGAAAATTCGCACGAGATGCAACTGAAACAAGCACAAAAATGGATCAAGGAAACAGCTCAGTCTTGTTCAACTGTAGCTGCACTTGTTGCTACTGTTGTCTTTGCTGCTGCCTATACTGTGCCCGGAGGTTCTGATGAAAAAGGCAAGCCCAACTTCATCAACTCTCCCTATTTTCTGATTTTCACTGTCTCTGATGTTGTCTCCTTAGCAAGCTCCTTGACTTCGCTTgtggtgtttctctctttgcTGACCTCTCCATTTGAGCTACAAGAATTCCACATCTCTCTTCCTCGGAAACTTGTTGTTGGcttctccttcctcttcttttctgtGTTAACGACCATGCTATCCTTTGGGGCAACAATTTTGATACTCATTCAGACAGAGAGGAAGTTGACAACATTACTCCTTTCCATTGCTTCATTCCTTCCTGTCTTAATATTTGGAATATTGCAATTCCGTCTGTACGTCTCCTTTATGGGCTCTACATTCAACATTCTCAAGAAAAACTGGATAGCTCATCTATCTTTTCTTGGCCCTTGCCTACAATGGAGGGAAAAGCTCGGTCccaagaagaaggaaaaaagctCGACTTGA
- the LOC133703285 gene encoding ankyrin repeat-containing protein At5g02620-like, whose product MEPLMSPGTIEIDRKQKINGNLYYALMKGDKKRVAELCQKIRDHALHVITVNDDTVLHMATYAKEASLVENLLDELPSHHLDKLTRQNGVGNTILHETATSNHTVAIADKLLKRAPGLLGMRNHNGETALFRAARYGKTDMFDFLAAKVSGYDESGLQFYVQRSDKTTILHMAILSLHFDLAYRIALDYTHLIGQKDADGMTGLQLLSCNPSAFKLEPEEGFINLAKSYGSSVWREKVQKQKQLHRSAVELAKFLVRKDTSWELTYSSIDQSKPKIHKYGEKGGQERQEVHLFNKILDKEESLGETPLILATKSGCVEIVEEILKLYPQAVEHIDDEGRNVLHVAIKYRQKKIFELVKGMDVPMKRLTRKIDGDGNSILHTVGRKRKDFISDEKMEGPAFLLQEELLWFERVKEVTPSHFLNHQNNMKLTAEGYFITANSELRNLAKEWLKTTAEGCSVVAVLIATVAFAAAYTVPGGPNQSTGVPVLVNKPFFVVFTVTDVLSLTFALTSVVTFLSILTSPFRFKDFKHTLPNKLMVGFTFLFLSVAMMMVAFGATIILMIYSKESWTKITLYAVSFIPVGIFALSYFPLYPSLSKTYNLLLKIPFIKHIPAIPWNSFKCCRVETTDTHFP is encoded by the exons ATGGAACCCTTGATGTCTCCTGGTACCATTGAAATCGATCGTAAACAGAAAATAAACGGAAACTTGTACTATGCTCTCATGAAAGGAGACAAGAAGAGAGTTGCAGAACTCTGCCAAAAAATTCGGGATCATGCATTGCACGTAATAACAGTAAACGACGATACAGTACTTCACATGGCTACATATGCCAAAGAAGCATCCCTGGTAGAAAATTTACTAGATGAGTTGCCTAGCCATCATCTCGACAAGTTGACTCGCCAAAATGGTGTAGGAAACACAATCCTCCATGAGACTGCCACAAGCAACCATACTGTTGCTATTGCAGATAAACTTCTGAAGAGAGCCCCTGGATTGTTAGGCATGCGCAACCACAATGGGGAGACGGCTCTCTTTCGTGCGGCCCGGTATGGAAAAACTGATATGTTCGACTTTCTAGCTGCTAAAGTCTCTGGATATGATGAATCTGGTTTGCAATTCTATGTACAGAGAAGTGATAAAACCACTATCCTTCACATGGCCATTCTTTCTCTGCATTTTG ATTTGGCATACCGAATTGCGTTGGACTACACGCATTTAATTGGCCAAAAAGATGCCGATGGTATGACTGGTCTTCAGCTTTTATCATGCAACCCATCAGCTTTTAAACTAGAGCCTGAAGAAGGATTCATTAATTTAG CAAAATCATATGGAAGTTCAGTATGGAGGGAAAAGGttcaaaagcaaaaacaacTGCATAGATCAGCTGTGGAGCTTGCCAAGTTTTTAGTCAGAAAAGATACCTCCTGGGAGCTTACGTATTCTAGCATCGACCAGAGCAAGCCTAAAATCCATAAGTACGGAGAAAAGGGCGGCCAAGAACGGCAAGAAGTacatttgtttaataaaattctaGACAAAGAGGAGAGTCTTGGAGAAACTCCTTTGATTTTGGCTACAAAGTCAGGCTGTGTGGAGATTGTTGAAGAAATACTCAAGCTATATCCCCAGGCAGTCGAACACATTGATGACGAAGGGCGCAATGTATTGCATGTAGCAATCAAATACCGCCAAAAGAAGATTTTCGAGCTTGTGAAAGGAATGGACGTGCCTATGAAGAGGCTGACAAGGAAGATTGATGGTGATGGGAATTCCATTCTACACACCGTCGGAAGGAAACGAAAGGATTTTATATCTGATGAGAAGATGGAAGGCCCTGCATTCCTCTTACAGGAAGAATTACTCTGGTTTGAG CGCGTCAAAGAAGTCACTCCATCCCATTTCCTGAATCACCAGAACAATATGAAGCTCACGGCAGAAGGGTATTTCATTACTGCAAATTCTGAACTCCGCAATTTAGCCAAAGAATGGCTAAAGACAACAGCAGAAGGATGTTCTGTGGTAGCAGTTCTCATTGCCACCGTTGCCTTTGCTGCAGCCTACACGGTTCCAGGAGGTCCGAATCAGAGCACTGGTGTTCCTGTTCTCGTCAACAAACCATTCTTTGTGGTTTTCACCGTGACTGATGTACTCTCCCTTACGTTCGCTTTGACATCAGTTGTTACTTTCCTCTCTATCCTAACATCCCCGTTTCGATTTAAAGATTTCAAGCATACACTTCCTAATAAGTTGATGGTAGGCTTCACATTTCTGTTTCTCTCTGTGGCAATGATGATGGTAGCGTTTGGAGCAACAATCATTCTGATGATTTACAGCAAGGAAAGCTGGACAAAAATTACTCTATATGCAGTCTCCTTTATCCCAGTTGGCATCTTTGCACTATCTTATTTCCCTCTTTACCCATCACTATCAAAAACTTACAACTTGCTCCTGAAAATTCCCTTCATTAAACATATTCCAGCTATACCTTGGAACTCTTTCAAATGTTGTCGAGTCGAAACCACTGATACCCACTTTCCATAA